The Phycisphaerae bacterium region GGTGCTCAAGCGAGCCCAGGACACGCTCACGGATTCCAAGGAACTCTTCAGGCAGTCGTTCTTAACCCGCCTGGAACTGGACAAGGACGAGTTTGCGGTCTATGAGGCCAACCAGGACCTGGAGAAGGCCAAGCTGGCCCTGGAGGTGCTCGAGAAGTACAGCATCCCGATGGATCTGGAGAAGGCGAAGTCCGTGGTCACGGAGGCGGAGAAGGAGCTGGTTCGGGCCCAGAAGGCGGCCGCGGCCAGCGAAGCGAAGGCCGTCGCCGAGGTGGAAGCCAAGAAGAGAGAGTTGGGCATTACCCAGGAGAAGCTTGCCAAGCTGCTCGATCAGCGGGACAAGGCGAGGATCCTGGCTCCCGCGGACGGCCTGGTGGTCTACGCCCGCGGCGAGAATCCGTGGCGCACCGAGAACATGATTGAGAAGGGAGCCACGGTTCACGAGCGGCAGTCGCTCATCACTCTTCCGGACGTCAGCTCGATGAAAGTGGTCGTTCGCGTGCACGAAGCCCAGACGGAGCGCCTTCAGCTCGGCCTGCCGGCCAGTGTCGAGATAGAGGGTTTCACCGGTCGGAAGTTCAGCGGGCGGATCTCGAAGATCGCGGTCCTGGCCGATTCGCAGAACCGCTGGATGAATCCGAACCTGAAGGAATACGTGACCGAGGTCCTGCTTGATGGCGAGTTCACCGAATTGAAGCCGGGCGTGACCGCGCGGGTGGAGATCCTGGTGGCCCAGGTCGAGAACAGCCTGGCGGTGCCGATCCAGTCGGTGTTCGCCAAGGGTGCCGAGTACTATGTCTTTGTGGAGCGGAACGGGTCGGCGGAACCCGTGCCGATCGTGCCTGGCCTGGCCAGCAACGAGTTTGTGGAGGTCAAGAAGGGGCTGGAGGGCGGGCAGAAGGTCTACCTGGCAGTCACCGACGAAATGAAGCTGAAGCTGCCTGATGCCGAGGGGGGCGTCTCCGCGATGAGTCCCAAGTCCAGGACCAAGAAGCCGGGGATCTCTGCGGGGCCTGCTCCCCCGTCGTCCGACCAGGGGGGGGGCGGTTCAGACGGGGATTCCGACCGGAGCGCCGGTAGAGGTTCTGAGAAGGGTGAGGCCAAGGGGGGTTCCGCCGGACCGCCGGCTGACCGGAACTCGGTCAAGCCGCAGAGGGGCCCGGGTCGACCGGACAGGGGCGTTGCCAGGCCGGAGTCGAGGCCCGAGACGAGCGAGATCCGGAAGTGAGCATGCTCACCGCCACTGGTCATGACGATGCTCCCCTGGCGTCGCTCGAGCAGATCAAGAAGGTCTATCGCAAGCCTGGAACCAGCGTTGAGGTTCATGCCCTGCGGGGGATCAGCCTGACCTTCCACCGGGGGGAGTATGTGGCCATCTGCGGGCACAGCGGCTCGGGCAAGAGCACGCTGATGAACCTGATCGGATGCCTGGATCGGCCCACCAGCGGCCGCTACCTGCTTGGCGGCGACGACGTGGCCAAGCTTGACGACGACACTTTGTCGGAGATTCGTGGCAGCCGGCTGGGTTTTGTCTTCCAGAACTTCAACCTCATTCCCCAGTTGACCATCCTGGAGAACCTTGAGGTTCCCCTGTTCTATCAGCGGGTTCCGGTGCGGGATCGGCGCGAACGGGCCATGTACCTGGTCGAGCGTGTCGGGCTGAGCAGCCGGGCCCACCATCGTCCGATGGAACTGTCTGGCGGCCAGCAGCAGCGGGCGGCCATCGCCCGGGCGTTAATCAACGACCCGTTGCTCATTCTGGCCGATGAGCCCACCGGCAACCTGGACACGGCGACGGGCGAGATCATCCTGGATTTGTTTGACGAGCTGAACAGCAAGATCGGCAAGACCATTCTCATGGTGACCCACGAACCCGACGTGGCCGCCCGCTGCAAGCGGGTGATTGTCCTTCGCGACGGGCGGATTCTCAGCGATGAGCGCCAAATGCCAGGGCGGCCCTCGCCAAGGCCATGGCAGCCAGCAGCAGTTCATTGACGTTCACGTGCTCATCGTTGGCATGGGCCTGCGACAGGTGCCCCGGCCCGAAGGTGACGATCTCCGCGTTGGGGAATTCGCGGGCGAAGATCCGGGCGTCGCAGGAGGCACCCCAGCCGCGGATCGGCTGGTCAGCGTAGATACCCGTCTGGCGTCCGGCCTCGAGCATGGCCCGCATCGCCGGCCCGTCTGCCGGGCGGGCGAACGCCGCGTTGCGCAGCTTGTCGAAGGTGGTCTGGCATGCGATTGTTCCCTCGGGAAGGCCCTGCGAAGCTGTGTAGAGCCGCACGCCCTTCTCAACCGCCGCTCTGATTCGTCTGCAGACCTCGTCCAATTCGTGGGTTGGCAGGAAGCCCTGGCCGCCTTCGAGGGTCAGGGTGCGGACTGGTCCTCGGTTCTGCAGCGTGACCGTCAAGCCGGCCCAGGCCGGGCCCCGCTCCCGCCGGGCGGTGACCAGCTTGCGGACGATGGCGGCCGCCTTGGTGATCGCGCCGTCGAGCCGATCGACTGAACCCATGTGGCCGGTCAGGCCGAAGACCTCGAGCCGGGCGGATTCGGGGGTGAGACTCGTCCAGGCGGTGTGGGCCTTGAGGGTGGCGTCAGCGGCGCCAGGCCGGGTTTTGTCGCCGTACCTCGCGCAGTACTCGACCAGGGCCTCGTCCACCAGCAGCCGGATTTCGTCGCCCAGGCCGCCGGTCCCTCTCAACAGCAGGGGGACGTAATCGTTGACCCGGGAGGGGTGTTGCCCATGGGTGCCGAGGATTCCGTGGCAGGTTTGCACGGGGCGATGGGGGAACAGGGGGTGGTTGCTCTCGGACTTGATGCCGTCGCCGCATCGGCTCAGCGAGCCGACCGCAAAGGCCATCGCTTCGAGGAGGTGGTCTCGGTCTGCCGGGGCGTGAGCCGGGGTATCGGTGGCGTCGAGCCGGGCGGAGTACCAGACTGCCCCCCGGTTGGCGGGATGGAATCTCAGTTGGGTGCACTCCAGGACCACGATGGCGTCGGCGGAGGCATGGGTCTTGTCCAAGGCGACCGACAGGCTGCCGTTGCCCCCGGTTTCCTCGTCGATGACGAACTCGAGGAGCAGCTCGCAGGCAGGCCGGATGCCGAACCGCTCGGCCAGGGTCTCGAGCAGCCAGGCGGTCAGCATCATGACCACGCACGCTCCCTTGTCGTCCACCGAGCCGCGTCCGTGGACTTGGTCGCCCTCGACTCGTCCGCCGACATGGGGGGCGACGGTATCGATGTGGGCATTGAGGGCCAGGACGGGGAGGTCGGGGTTCGGCCATCGGGCGAGCAGGTTACCTCGCTCTCGGTAGGTTTGGCGGACGATGTCGTTTCTGGGTCCGGTGGTCTGCCCGGTGTAGTAGGGCAGGGTGAAATCGGGATGGTCGGCGATGTCCGGGCGGATGGGCGCGCGGCTGCTGACCACGCTCGGGGCATGCGTGGTCAGGAACCGTTCGATGATGTCGAAGACCTCTTTCTCGGCCCGGGCGCAGGCCTGAGGGGAGGGCTTGGGTGTGGTGTCAATATTGACTAATTGAAGCATTTGTTCCTTTGCGGTCTGTCGGGTGGTTGGATCGGTGAGCCACGATCGGAGGAAGGCTTCGGCCTGAGCTGGCAGGGTGGGGGCGGGTAGGGGGGGCATTTCCATGGGGGGCGATTACAGCCCGAGCTTTACGTGACGTCAAGCCTTGATGTTAGGGTAGGCTCGCCAATAGAATAGGGTGTTCTGGCACGGTGGTTGTGCCGGCTGCCTACCGCCTGCCGATCCTGGTAGGCCGTGACTTGGGTATGACCGGCTGGTGGCCAGCCCCGAACTTGTTCCCCGGAATTGTATGGCCCGACGACAGAAGAAACTCGGCGAAATCCTGGTTGATTGGAAGATCATCACCCCCAAGGCGCTGGAGGACGCGCTGACCTACGCGGCCGACCACGATCGCCGGATCGGCGAGGCGTTGGTTGAGCTTGAGCTGTGCAAGGAGGACGACGTCACCAAGGCCCTGGCGACGCAGTTTGACATGGCCTACGTGGACCTGGACAAGTCCACCGACATCCGGGCCAGTCTGCACCTGATCCCGGAGAAGTTCATTCGCGATCATCAGGTTCTTCCGCTGGGTGAGGAGAACGGGCGTCTGAAGGTGATCATCAGCGACCCTCTGGATCTGGAGAAGCTGGACCTGCTCCGTTTCCGGCTGAATCCGAACCTTGAGATCTCGCTTGCCCCGCCGTCGAAGATCAAGCGCTTCATTGACACCTTCATGTCGAAGGAGAAGAGCCTGATTGGCGAGACCATGGACAGCATTGATCAGGACATGCCTGAAGATGAGGATGCCCTGAGCAGGGTCGCCGGTGACGAAGGCGACGCCCCGATCATCAAGTTGATCAATCAGCTGATTGGCGAGGCGGTTCGAATGAGGGCGAGCGACATTCACGTGGAGCCGATGGCCGACCGGGTTCGTGTCCGGTACCGCGTGGATGGTGTGTGTGCTGAGCGGGAGCGGATTCCCAAGAAGCTGCAGGGCTCGGTGACTGCCCGTTTGAAGCTGATGGCCGGCATCGACCTGTCGGAGAAGCGAATTCCGCAGGACGGTCGTATCAAGCTGAACGTAGGCGGCAAAGACATCGACTTCCGCGTCGCCTCCTGCCCCTCGGTCCACGGCGAGAGCATTGTGATGCGTATTCTGCGGCCTGATTCGGTCCGCGTGGGCATCCAGGCCCTGGGTTTCGAGGAGGACGACTACCAGACGTTCACCAAGATCATCCGCCGGCCGAACGGCATTTTCCTGGTGACTGGTCCGACCGGGTCGGGCAAGACGACCACGTTGTATGCCGCGCTCCAGGAGCTCAACCGTCCGGACAAGAAGATCATCACTGCGGAGGACCCGGTGGAGTACAACTTTCCGGGCATGAACCAGTGTCAGGTCAAGGAAGACATTGGGTTGACCTTCGAGAAGATTCTCCGGGCGATGCTGCGTCAGGCTCCGAACATCATTCTGGTCGGTGAAATCCGTGACTTGACGGTGGGTGAAGTTGCCATTCAGGCGGCTCTGACCGGTCACCTGGTGTTCAGCACGCTGCACACCAACGACGCCCCGAGCGCGATCACGCGTCTGATTGACATGGGGGTGAAGCCGTTCCTGGTGGCCAGTTCGATCCAGGCGATCATGGCCCAGCGGCTGGTGCGTATCCTGTGTACCGAGTGCAAGCAGCCGGATCCGTCGCCGGATCCGAGCTACTTGCGTGTCCTGGGCTACACCCAGGCGGAGATCGAGGGCACCAAGTTCTTGCGCGGGGCGGGGTGCAAGCGATGCAATGGAACGGGTTTTCGTGGCCGAATGGGCATCTTTGAGATGATGATTATGAACAATGAGCTGCGTGAGCTGGCCTTCAACCGTGCGGCGACCAGCCAGATACGTCGTGCGGCCAAGGCCTCGGGCATGCGGAATCTGCTCGCCGACGGCAAGCTGAAGATCCAGCGTGGCACGACGACGCTGGAAGAAGTCGCCAAGCATGCCCAGGCGGAAGGTATCATTATCGACGAGTAACGTCTCAACAGGTGAGCGCGGAGACACATGGGCACACTGCATATTGACCGTATCCTGGAAACCTGCATTAAGCGCGGGGCATCGGACATTCACTTGACCGTTGGGCGACCGCCGGTGTTGCGGTTACACGGGCACCTGCGGTCGCTGGAGACCAAGGTTCTCGAGCCGGAGGACACGGTCTCGCTGATGAAGGCCATTACCCCGGACCGCAACCAGCAGGAGATCCAGGAGGAAGGTGGCACCGACTTCGGGTTTGCGTTTGGCGACGCTGGCCGCTTCCGGGTCAGTGTCTTCCGCCAGAAGGGCAACCTGGCGGTGGTACTGCGACTGATCCCGAACAAGCTGCTGACTTTCGAGGAGATTGGCCTGCCCAAGATCGCCCAGGCCCTGTGCCGTCGACCGCGTGGCTTGTTCCTGGTCACCGGCCCGACCGGTTCCGGGAAGACCACCACGCTGGCCACGATGCTCGACTACATCAACGCCAATTTCGACCGGCACATTGTGACCGTGGAAGAGCCGATCGAGTACTACCACACGCACAAGAAGTCGCTGATCAATCAGCGTGAAGTCGGGCTGGATGTGCCGAGTTTCGCGGAGGCTCTGCGTCGCGTGCTGCGTCAGGATCCGGACGTCATTCTGGTCGGTGAGCTCCGCGACCTGGAGACGATGGAATCGGCCATTCGTGCGGCCGAGACTGGCCACCTGGTTTTCTCCACCGTGCACACTACCGGGTGTCAGGGCACGGTGAACCGGATCATTGACGCCTTTCCGCACGAGCAGCAGGAGCAGATTCGTGTCCAGCTCTCGACCAACCTGATCGCGGTGCTCTCGCAGGCCCTCTGTCCGAAGCTGGGGAAGGGCATGATTGCGGCCTACGAGTTCATGGTGGTGACGCCGGCCATCTCGAACCTGATCCGCGAGAACAAGACCTTCCGTATTGACTCGAGTATCCAGACGGGCAAGAAGTACGGGATGCAGTTGCTCGACGAGCACCTGCTGCAGCTGTTCAAGGATCACATCATCTCGGCCGAGGAGGCGATGGACAAGTCGCGTAATCCCGGTGAGATGCAGGACAAGATCGAGGCCCTGGAGAAGGGCAGTGCGTTGCCCGGGCCGGAGGGTTCCAAGAAGCCCAAGGACGAGGGTGACGATTTGCCGAGGGGACCGAAGGCCTGAGCGGGATTGCGAAGCGAAGTGGCAAGACCACGGTCCGGACTGGGGCCGGCAGGTACGAGAGAATGAGCCATGGCTGAGGAAACATCGAAACCACCGGTGGCGCCGGACGGGTCGAAGCCGCCGCCGCGCAAGGGCCTTGGTCGAGACGGTGGCGGGGGCCGGAAGATGCCGCCCATCGGTCAGCTCAAGGGGCGTCCGCTGGGCCGGATCCTGATCAAGATGGGCAAGCTGAGCCGGACCCAGGTTGGCGAGGCCCTCGAGCTGCAGAAGACCAAGCACGGGCCGATTGGGCAGATCCTGGTCGAACTGGGCTATGTCGATGACAACGATGTTCGTCTGGCCCTGGGTGCCCAGGCCGGCATGGAACCGGTGGACATCTCCAAGTTTGACATTCCCACAGAGATCGTTTCGCTCGTTCCGTCGCAAGTGGCCACCACCTATCGGGTCATTCCCCTGGATTACGAGCCGTCCACCAAGCTGCTGACCATCGCTCTGGACGACCCATCGAACTTTCAGGCCACCGACGATCTCAAGACACTGATGGGCTTTCAGGTTCGGGCCTGCATTACCACGCCCGACGACATGAGTGCCGCCCAGGCGCGTTACTACCCGGAGGACAAGGCCGAGTCGATCACCGACCTGATCACCGAGATTGCCGGCGACGAGGATCTCTCCAAGTTCGAGGGCCGCAACGAGTCCATCGACCTCGATGAGCTCAAGGAGCTCGCGGACTCGAACCCGGTCAAGCGGCTGCTCAACCTCGTGCTCCTGCAGGCCATTCGGGACAAGGCCAGCGATATTCACTTTGAGCCGTTCGAGGACGAGTACAAGATGCGGTACCGCATCGACGGCGTGCTCTACGAGATGATGCCGCCGCCCCGGCACATCGCCGTCGCCATTGCCAGCCGTATCAAGG contains the following coding sequences:
- a CDS encoding ABC transporter ATP-binding protein — translated: MLTATGHDDAPLASLEQIKKVYRKPGTSVEVHALRGISLTFHRGEYVAICGHSGSGKSTLMNLIGCLDRPTSGRYLLGGDDVAKLDDDTLSEIRGSRLGFVFQNFNLIPQLTILENLEVPLFYQRVPVRDRRERAMYLVERVGLSSRAHHRPMELSGGQQQRAAIARALINDPLLILADEPTGNLDTATGEIILDLFDELNSKIGKTILMVTHEPDVAARCKRVIVLRDGRILSDERQMPGRPSPRPWQPAAVH
- the tadA gene encoding Flp pilus assembly complex ATPase component TadA: MARRQKKLGEILVDWKIITPKALEDALTYAADHDRRIGEALVELELCKEDDVTKALATQFDMAYVDLDKSTDIRASLHLIPEKFIRDHQVLPLGEENGRLKVIISDPLDLEKLDLLRFRLNPNLEISLAPPSKIKRFIDTFMSKEKSLIGETMDSIDQDMPEDEDALSRVAGDEGDAPIIKLINQLIGEAVRMRASDIHVEPMADRVRVRYRVDGVCAERERIPKKLQGSVTARLKLMAGIDLSEKRIPQDGRIKLNVGGKDIDFRVASCPSVHGESIVMRILRPDSVRVGIQALGFEEDDYQTFTKIIRRPNGIFLVTGPTGSGKTTTLYAALQELNRPDKKIITAEDPVEYNFPGMNQCQVKEDIGLTFEKILRAMLRQAPNIILVGEIRDLTVGEVAIQAALTGHLVFSTLHTNDAPSAITRLIDMGVKPFLVASSIQAIMAQRLVRILCTECKQPDPSPDPSYLRVLGYTQAEIEGTKFLRGAGCKRCNGTGFRGRMGIFEMMIMNNELRELAFNRAATSQIRRAAKASGMRNLLADGKLKIQRGTTTLEEVAKHAQAEGIIIDE
- a CDS encoding M20/M25/M40 family metallo-hydrolase, coding for MLQLVNIDTTPKPSPQACARAEKEVFDIIERFLTTHAPSVVSSRAPIRPDIADHPDFTLPYYTGQTTGPRNDIVRQTYRERGNLLARWPNPDLPVLALNAHIDTVAPHVGGRVEGDQVHGRGSVDDKGACVVMMLTAWLLETLAERFGIRPACELLLEFVIDEETGGNGSLSVALDKTHASADAIVVLECTQLRFHPANRGAVWYSARLDATDTPAHAPADRDHLLEAMAFAVGSLSRCGDGIKSESNHPLFPHRPVQTCHGILGTHGQHPSRVNDYVPLLLRGTGGLGDEIRLLVDEALVEYCARYGDKTRPGAADATLKAHTAWTSLTPESARLEVFGLTGHMGSVDRLDGAITKAAAIVRKLVTARRERGPAWAGLTVTLQNRGPVRTLTLEGGQGFLPTHELDEVCRRIRAAVEKGVRLYTASQGLPEGTIACQTTFDKLRNAAFARPADGPAMRAMLEAGRQTGIYADQPIRGWGASCDARIFAREFPNAEIVTFGPGHLSQAHANDEHVNVNELLLAAMALARAALAFGAHR
- a CDS encoding type IV pilus twitching motility protein PilT is translated as MGTLHIDRILETCIKRGASDIHLTVGRPPVLRLHGHLRSLETKVLEPEDTVSLMKAITPDRNQQEIQEEGGTDFGFAFGDAGRFRVSVFRQKGNLAVVLRLIPNKLLTFEEIGLPKIAQALCRRPRGLFLVTGPTGSGKTTTLATMLDYINANFDRHIVTVEEPIEYYHTHKKSLINQREVGLDVPSFAEALRRVLRQDPDVILVGELRDLETMESAIRAAETGHLVFSTVHTTGCQGTVNRIIDAFPHEQQEQIRVQLSTNLIAVLSQALCPKLGKGMIAAYEFMVVTPAISNLIRENKTFRIDSSIQTGKKYGMQLLDEHLLQLFKDHIISAEEAMDKSRNPGEMQDKIEALEKGSALPGPEGSKKPKDEGDDLPRGPKA
- a CDS encoding efflux RND transporter periplasmic adaptor subunit, whose product is MSTAEVDTLKSPAISGVRTHPIAAEEMAAPAEVSESTWDHAGSLPKSRRMPLVVAVVLIAAVAGYIGWGKWGKASPLASIQLYTVLPKSFPVILQEKGELDASNSIDIRCELEGHPTIIYLIPEGTQAKKGDVLVELSSDTIVDAIRDGEIKEVTAKAAYEAAVKGLEILQDENASKIRKASLDFDLAKTALDKFTLGDSVQSRQVAQLAMEKAKSVLKRAQDTLTDSKELFRQSFLTRLELDKDEFAVYEANQDLEKAKLALEVLEKYSIPMDLEKAKSVVTEAEKELVRAQKAAAASEAKAVAEVEAKKRELGITQEKLAKLLDQRDKARILAPADGLVVYARGENPWRTENMIEKGATVHERQSLITLPDVSSMKVVVRVHEAQTERLQLGLPASVEIEGFTGRKFSGRISKIAVLADSQNRWMNPNLKEYVTEVLLDGEFTELKPGVTARVEILVAQVENSLAVPIQSVFAKGAEYYVFVERNGSAEPVPIVPGLASNEFVEVKKGLEGGQKVYLAVTDEMKLKLPDAEGGVSAMSPKSRTKKPGISAGPAPPSSDQGGGGSDGDSDRSAGRGSEKGEAKGGSAGPPADRNSVKPQRGPGRPDRGVARPESRPETSEIRK